A genomic window from Chlorobium phaeobacteroides DSM 266 includes:
- a CDS encoding electron transfer flavoprotein subunit beta/FixA family protein: MKLLVCIKQIPDMESQFKPDENGSWFEESGLVYRMNEYDDYAVEEAVRLKEQLGNNTDLTVLSIGPDRVVEIIKKALAIGCDRGVHIHEPAAAHKDPWQIASLIAGFAKERQYDLIFTGIQSQDRGSAQVGVMVAEQLGYSCVTTLVGFACHEGLITGLRELEGGRKGVVKLRTPALVTCQSGLNKPRYPTLLNILKAKKKEILTIPAGDLPETTSLTTTTRIYKPEKKGTGLILEGETASLVNQVIDLLRKNTTLVR; encoded by the coding sequence ATGAAACTACTCGTCTGTATCAAACAGATCCCGGATATGGAGTCTCAATTCAAACCCGATGAAAACGGATCATGGTTTGAAGAGTCCGGACTTGTCTACCGAATGAACGAATATGACGACTACGCCGTCGAAGAGGCCGTTCGCCTCAAGGAGCAACTTGGAAACAATACTGATCTGACCGTACTCTCAATCGGCCCTGATCGGGTAGTTGAGATCATTAAAAAAGCCCTTGCCATCGGATGCGACCGAGGCGTCCATATCCATGAACCGGCAGCCGCCCATAAAGATCCCTGGCAGATTGCTTCGCTCATAGCCGGTTTCGCAAAAGAACGACAGTATGACCTGATCTTCACCGGCATACAGTCCCAGGATCGGGGTTCAGCCCAGGTAGGGGTCATGGTTGCCGAACAATTAGGCTACTCCTGTGTCACAACGCTTGTCGGATTTGCCTGCCATGAGGGTCTTATCACCGGCTTGCGCGAACTTGAGGGTGGCCGAAAAGGAGTCGTCAAGCTCAGAACTCCGGCTCTTGTCACCTGTCAGTCAGGGCTCAATAAACCCAGATACCCTACCCTGCTGAATATCCTGAAAGCAAAAAAGAAAGAGATCCTCACCATCCCGGCAGGCGATCTGCCCGAAACGACATCGCTGACCACGACAACCCGTATCTATAAACCTGAAAAAAAAGGAACCGGCCTGATTCTCGAAGGCGAAACAGCGAGTCTGGTAAATCAGGTAATCGACCTGTTGAGAAAAAACACGACACTTGTTCGATAA
- a CDS encoding electron transfer flavoprotein subunit alpha/FixB family protein, translating into MKTLLIAESREGRLLDTTYELFGAAAKLKAETVLFLAGTETGLPSYAGTLYLADAKIYGEYNPDLHKNMILQVIEKENPDYVVFLHSSYGRDLAPRIAASLRIAQVSEVIDIVDGTFELTCCNARMHRSVQTTTSKTVLTIQPGAFSPIRPGGAHLIQAMQTDAVTSIEFAGYEPAEPEGIDLGKSEIIISAGRGIGTKENTEVIWNLAKTVGGEVGASRPVVDAGWIEHSRQIGSTGQTISPKLYIACGISGAIQHLAGIKNSGYIVAINKDREAPIGEVSDVLVVADVMQFLPALTEKLAGR; encoded by the coding sequence ATGAAAACATTACTTATCGCCGAAAGCAGAGAAGGCCGGCTTCTCGATACAACTTATGAGCTCTTCGGAGCGGCAGCAAAACTGAAAGCCGAAACCGTCCTCTTTCTTGCAGGAACCGAAACCGGACTCCCCTCGTATGCAGGAACGCTCTATCTTGCTGATGCAAAAATATATGGCGAATACAACCCTGACCTGCACAAAAACATGATTCTCCAGGTCATCGAAAAAGAAAATCCTGACTATGTGGTTTTTCTCCACTCCTCCTACGGCCGGGATCTGGCTCCGCGCATTGCCGCAAGCCTCAGAATTGCCCAGGTATCCGAAGTCATCGACATTGTTGACGGAACCTTTGAGCTAACCTGCTGCAATGCCAGAATGCATCGAAGCGTTCAAACAACCACATCAAAAACAGTACTGACTATCCAGCCGGGAGCCTTTTCGCCAATCCGGCCAGGCGGCGCGCATCTCATACAAGCGATGCAAACCGATGCCGTTACCTCCATCGAATTCGCTGGATATGAACCAGCCGAACCAGAAGGGATCGATCTGGGAAAGAGCGAGATCATTATCAGCGCAGGAAGAGGTATCGGCACCAAAGAAAACACGGAGGTCATATGGAATCTCGCCAAAACAGTGGGAGGAGAGGTGGGAGCAAGCCGCCCTGTTGTTGACGCAGGCTGGATAGAGCACAGCCGTCAGATAGGGAGTACCGGTCAAACCATATCGCCAAAACTCTATATAGCCTGCGGCATATCGGGAGCCATACAGCATCTTGCCGGCATAAAAAACTCCGGCTACATTGTCGCAATCAACAAAGACAGGGAGGCGCCCATCGGTGAAGTATCTGATGTGCTTGTTGTTGCTGACGTCATGCAGTTTCTGCCCGCCCTGACCGAAAAACTTGCCGGAAGATAA